One window of Perca fluviatilis chromosome 12, GENO_Pfluv_1.0, whole genome shotgun sequence genomic DNA carries:
- the LOC120570572 gene encoding inhibin beta B chain-like has translation MSIYSVALSCLVACVLSVRCSSVAGTETQSSPQESCASCGLRASDQSERMDIDFLEAVKRHILNRLQMRDRPNITHPIPKAAMVTALRRLHAGKVREDGRVEIPSFDGQAAYNNEVQAENSEIISFAESDEHTSKSGLYFHVSNEGNQNLFVSQANLWLYFRVLPAGPEKGLRRKVTVKIHYQEAAAAGGAEGGPGGGGGGGGTGRWALVEKRVDLKRSGWHTFPLSEALRAVFGKGGRRQDLEVHCDGCETAGVAPVLVDPGDPSHRPFLVMRARQVDGKHRIRKRGLECDGTSGGLCCRQQFYIDFRLIGWNDWIIAPAGYYGNYCEGSCPAYMAGVPGSASSFHTAVVNQYRMRGMSPGSVNSCCIPTKLSTMSMLYFDDEYNIVKRDVPNMIVEECGCA, from the exons atgagcATCTACAGTGTGGCTTTGTCCTGTTTGGTGGCGTGCGTTCTGTCCGTGCGCTGCAGCTCGGTGGCCGGGACAGAGACTCAGAGTTCGCCCCAGGAGTCGTGCGCGTCCTGCGGCCTCAGGGCGTCGGATCAGTCGGAGCGCATGGACATAGACTTTTTGGAAGCGGTGAAGAGGCACATACTGAACCGGCTGCAGATGAGAGACAGACCCAACATCACCCATCCCATCCCGAAGGCTGCGATGGTGACGGCGCTGAGGAGGCTGCACGCCGGGAAGGTGCGCGAGGACGGCCGGGTGGAGATCCCCAGCTTTGACGGCCAGGCTGCGTACAACAACGAGGTTCAGGCAGAGAACTCGGAGATTATCAGCTTCGCAGAATCAG ATGAGCACACATCCAAGTCTGGCCTGTACTTCCACGTCTCCAACGAGGGCAACCAGAACCTGTTCGTGTCCCAGGCCAACCTGTGGCTCTACTTCCGCGTGCTGCCAGCCGGCCCTGAGAAGGGCCTTCGGAGGAAGGTGACCGTCAAGATCCATTACCAGGAGGCTGCGGCTGCTGGCGGTGCGGAGGGAGGTCCGGGAGGcgggggaggtggagggggaaCAGGTCGCTGGGCTCTGGTGGAGAAGCGGGTGGATCTGAAACGCAGCGGATGGCATACTTTCCCCCTGTCGGAGGCGTTGAGGGCTGTGTTTGGGAAAGGCGGCCGGCGTCAGGACCTGGAGGTCCACTGTGATGGTTGCGAGACAGCTGGCGTGGCTCCGGTGCTAGTGGACCCAGGCGACCCATCCCACCGGCCCTTCCTGGTGATGCGGGCGCGACAGGTGGACGGAAAGCACCGCATTCGCAAGCGGGGGCTCGAGTGCGACGGCACCAGCGGGGGCCTTTGCTGCCGGCAGCAGTTTTACATAGACTTCCGCCTTATTGGCTGGAACGACTGGATCATTGCGCCAGCTGGTTATTACGGCAACTACTGCGAGGGCAGCTGCCCGGCCTACATGGCCGGCGTGCCCGGTTCGGCTTCATCCTTCCACACGGCAGTAGTTAACCAGTACCGCATGAGAGGCATGAGCCCCGGCTCGGTCAACTCCTGCTGCATCCCCACCAAGCTCAGTACTATGTCCATGCTCTACTTTGACGATGAATACAACATCGTAAAGAGGGATGTGCCCAACATGATCGTGGAGGAGTGTGGCTGCGCTTGA